CGAATATACAAAGTACTGTACTAAATAGTAGCCTTACAGATAAAAGAGAACTTGTTACGTGTAGAAGTGAACTCAGGTTGTAGCTTCAGTAGCTGAATTCACTGGCTGATCAGTGTCATGAACAGagacaatgacaatgatcagcaatcAGCAAACAGTTATAAGTTTTTAACCATGCAATGTAACACACATAGTATAATGAAGAAAAGCATCATATGCACAAACTGTACAAGGACATGTTATTTTTTCTCACTTCCAAGATAATACTGAAAAGAAAAGGAAGGTAGCAACGGCATACAATGAAACAATTCAAATAACCTCACGCAAACCAAACATATGCTTATTATGATACACCCGAACTTCAATCAGCCATAAAATGTCTTATATCCCTATTCTCAAACACTCAAAAGTATCTGCACCACCCTAGTACCTTCTGGGTTCGGAAGGTTGTGAGGGACCTTCCTTCCTAAAAATTCCACAGAACATGCAGAGCAAACTTGGGTGAAGGTGGATCAAGAGCTGGCGGAACATGCCGAGTACGAAAGGCCTGGTTGATGTCGCTGGGCATGCCACCGCGCTCTGCACCGTCACTGCACCTACGCTGCACACCTCCCCTGGACCCGTTGCTACGGGAGTGCCTTAGCTCCTTGAGTTCTAAGCTGTTGACCTCTGCCTCCCCAGCTGCCCCTTGATTCCTCTGGTTCTGGTCTTTAGGCATAAACCTCTCCTCCCAGATCAGACCAGATGAACCAGACCCCCTAAATGTTTGGGAAGATCTCTGCAGCTCTGACATCTTCCTTTGGTATTACTTCCGTCCTTCTCTACCTGTGTTCGTGGGTGTTTCTCTCAGTGTTCATGCCTAAGAAGTCCTATGGTGCATAATAAGGTCTGCAGTGGGGAGGAAAGTGTGTATGACCAAACCTAATAATATACATGCATATCAAGGAAGGGTAACCATAACAAATTCAGGATGAGTCACATGATGGTGACAACTGGAGAAGGCTCAAGACGAAGGGAGGATATAAGGTATGTATCAATGTATGTACAATGCATTGACACCAAGTAGTGTATTGATAAAACGGGACCCTCTGCCTGCCTACACAAGTACTATTAGCTGAAACAccatcttgtttgttgtgatatATTCAAGAGCTAACAGAATATTGCCTAAAGTAGCTTAACATTAAATGCAGAATCAACAGCAAATATCATCACCCCTCTCTTCTTGCCTTAATGCACTATTAATCCTGGATTGTAAAGCAGCTGAAAGGGATATGAAATGCGCAGATATACAGAAAAGTAGTAGATGACCCTGCCACAATGTTAACTGATGGTCTAAAAGACATAACAGAATCTCCAGCGAGCCCTAACTTACAGTTACGTACGTGGCAACAAGAAGTAACAAGCTAGTTAACATCATTTACCAACTATAGCAGCTAGTTATTCTTGAATGTTGATTCCTTCCTCCTAAAATTAACCAGAATGTTAAATAGTCCGACTGCAGAAGTGACACTTCATGTTCCATTCTCTTTGACAGTAGTGCTCCCAAGTTGCTAACGCAGCTGCCATAAACATCATTCTGACCAAGCTGAGCAGAGAAGAGAATATTGCAGTTTATATGCACTTGCTAGGTGCGCTGGCTAATTGAAACCCTATCCTTAGCCTTGAGAAGCTCAGTCAGAGATTTTGGGCCTTCAAAATCATTTGAGAAAGAACCCCCATGAGGCATGCGAGCAGCAGAGTGGCTAAAGCGTGACTTAGATACACAATTCTCTTCTTTTATCTGAGCTAGGGTCTTTGGCCCAGTAAAATCTGTGGTAGGATGTTCAGAAGATCTAGCAGAAATTACATTGTGCTGTTTTCCTCTACGTTTCTTCTTCTGCCCCCTGAAGGTAGCACAGGCAACAGACTGAGGACACTCCTCCATCAAGAACTCTTGCCTGTAATGAGTGGATCTTGATTCAATGCCTTGGAAACCACTCACGGGTCCAAGACCCCGACGCCTCTTAGTGCGACCCTTCCTGCTCTTGGCACCTTTTCTCTTCTCAGGTCTTCTCTTTGAAGTGTGTCTTGTCTCAGTATGCTGACGAGGAAACACATCATCTGCTGCTGAGCCGATGAAGCTGGAATTGAAGAACATTCTATCATACTCATCAGAACTTGGCCTTGAAAGCTTTCTTGTATTGTGTGGTATGTATCCCAAAGTGGTCTCAACATCAGGGTCTTGAACTCCTTCAGGATGACTAAGAGAACCATGCTGATCATCAAAGCTACAAAATGCTTGCCCATAGTACCATGAATCATAATAATCCCGATCATAACAGACTGGATCTCCAATATCATATTTCGCATGAAGCACCTGAGCATCTCTTTTCTGTGCCAATTGTTTCTCAAGGTCATTCTTGTTAGAGAGCCCATCATCAACGAGCACATCGAATCCAGGGGAGGAATCACGACTTCCATCTTGCTCTGCGTCCTCCATTGTTGAATATTCTGAGCTCTGATCTGAGTGGGTGAAACACTTTATGTATTCACCAGTGTCAATCGATGTTTCAGGCGTGACCGAAATAGGACCATCAAATTCGAGATATATTGACTCAGGAACTTCTTTTGAGTGGCATTTCTTTATATGGTACAAGGTGTCCTGACAAGGACTTGTGTGAGCATCCTTCGATGCCTCAACCATCTCATCTCCAGCGGAATTTTCATTGACAATAGGATTGAAAGTAGTAGCCTCAGAAGAAATCGCTGATTCAGTGTTAGGGGTTGGCTCATGTAGGAAGGGGCAATTGTCACCTTTTTTGCAGCCAGAGCTATAGTAGAAATAACAAGGATTGGCTGTCTTGACAGAAATAGAACCATCTGATGAGGGTGGGACTGTCAAGGACTTGGTTCTGTTGAAATTTTCCATTGGCTGCAACAGGAGAAGCTCATCAGACAACAAGCACCAACACACTATCAGGGCAATTCATCGAAATACCACAACCTGATATTCTATGGAATCTCATATTCTATTTGTAGAATTGGTACATGAGCATAGACAAACTAAAAAAAATTAACCGCCAGGTCAAGTAAGCCTCCTTTTCATACCCGATTTCATGGTTATAAATTTCCACCCCTAAACGAAATGCAGGCATGAAGCAAAGCACAAAACTACACATGAAAATGGAATTGTTTGCTGTCACAAACTCACAATGCATACAAACAAGAAATTCTACGAAATTCTACACCGAATTGTCGCCGACTAACAGTAGGCAGGCTCAGTGTGCAAGGTGTAATAGAAGAATTGGAGCTAATGTATACCTAGAATAAGCTCAAGGgtgtttgtgaatatttttgtaAGCAAAGAGAGATCCACTATGATAATGACATGTTAGGCATGCAACCCTTCTTCGCAAATTACACCACAACAGTAGTTAGCCTGGCACAAGCGTAATAATGATACGCATCCACCAAAGCAAGCGTCCTAACCATGCAAGCAAGCATGGAAGTACACGCACTTCTTCCTTTTGCGATTACAGAAGCACACACACGCACATATCAATTCGAAGGTATTGAGCTCAGAGGTTACGGGTTTACGGATCACACACAGGGTGGCGAAAGGTGCAGCTTGGGTTGACGCAGCTGCCGTGGAACCAGTACCAGCAGTTCCTGGGGTTGAACCGGGCGCCCTCGCAGTGGCGGTACTCGCACTTGGACCCCTGCAACCAAAACCGCACACGAACTCCGATCAGTAAATCAACCAACCGAGGCGGCATTCAGCTGCCATTCACCGGCAAGGAGACACAGAACCAAACGAATCGACGGGTTTGCGCTAGGGTTTTGAGTGGTACGGCACCTTGGTGCAGCTGACgcgggagacgaggaagaag
This DNA window, taken from Triticum aestivum cultivar Chinese Spring chromosome 1D, IWGSC CS RefSeq v2.1, whole genome shotgun sequence, encodes the following:
- the LOC123166558 gene encoding MAPK kinase substrate protein At1g80180-like — translated: MSELQRSSQTFRGSGSSGLIWEERFMPKDQNQRNQGAAGEAEVNSLELKELRHSRSNGSRGGVQRRCSDGAERGGMPSDINQAFRTRHVPPALDPPSPKFALHVLWNF
- the LOC123166567 gene encoding zinc finger CCCH domain-containing protein 34-like — encoded protein: MVSAAAEEGEDPRWRRSNTDCVFFLVSRVSCTKGSKCEYRHCEGARFNPRNCWYWFHGSCVNPSCTFRHPPMENFNRTKSLTVPPSSDGSISVKTANPCYFYYSSGCKKGDNCPFLHEPTPNTESAISSEATTFNPIVNENSAGDEMVEASKDAHTSPCQDTLYHIKKCHSKEVPESIYLEFDGPISVTPETSIDTGEYIKCFTHSDQSSEYSTMEDAEQDGSRDSSPGFDVLVDDGLSNKNDLEKQLAQKRDAQVLHAKYDIGDPVCYDRDYYDSWYYGQAFCSFDDQHGSLSHPEGVQDPDVETTLGYIPHNTRKLSRPSSDEYDRMFFNSSFIGSAADDVFPRQHTETRHTSKRRPEKRKGAKSRKGRTKRRRGLGPVSGFQGIESRSTHYRQEFLMEECPQSVACATFRGQKKKRRGKQHNVISARSSEHPTTDFTGPKTLAQIKEENCVSKSRFSHSAARMPHGGSFSNDFEGPKSLTELLKAKDRVSISQRT